One part of the Alligator mississippiensis isolate rAllMis1 chromosome 3, rAllMis1, whole genome shotgun sequence genome encodes these proteins:
- the CALB1 gene encoding calbindin, whose amino-acid sequence MAAEAHLQAAEISASQCFEIWRHYDSDGNGYMDGKELQTFIQELQQARKKAGLELTSEMKAFVDQYGGNVDGKIGIVELAQILPTEENFLLFFRCQQLKSSEDFMQTWRKYDTDHSGFIDTEELKNFLKDLLQKANKQIDDAKLTEYTEIMLRMFDANNDGKLELTEMARLLPVQENFLIKFQGVKMSGKEFNKAFELYDQDGSGFIDENELDALLKDLCEKNKKDLDINNISTYKKNIMALSDGGKLYRTELALILCAEEN is encoded by the exons ATGGCCGCAGAGGCTCACCTGCAGGCAGCCGAGATCTCCGCCTCGCAGTGCTTCGAGATCTGGCGCCACTACGACTCTGACG GCAATGGGTACATGGACGGCAAGGAGCTGCAGACCTtcatccaggagctgcagcaggcgcGGAAGAAGGCAGGGCTG GAATTAACATCTGAAATGAAAGCTTTTGTGGACCAGTATGGGGGAAATGTCGATGGAAAAATAGGAATAGTAGAG CTTGCTCAGATATTACCAACAGAAGAAAACTTCCTGTTGTTCTTTAGGTGCCAGCAACTAAAGTCAAGTGAAGATTTCATGCAG ACATGGCGAAAGTATGACACTGACCACAGTGGCTTTATTGACACTGAGGAACTAAAG AATTTTTTGAAAGACTTACTACAGAAAGCAAATAAGCAGATTGATGATGCCAAGCTAACAGAATACACAGAAATAATG CTCAGGATGTTTGATGCAAACAATGATGGAAAGCTGGAACTCACTGAAATGGCAAG gTTACTCCCAGTACAGGAAAATTTTCTTATAAAATTTCAG GGTGTCAAAATGTCTGGCAAAGAGTTCAATAAAGCCTTTGAGTTGTATGATCAA GATGGCAGTGGATTCATAGATGAGAATGAACTAGATGCATTACTGAAAGATCTGTGTGAAAAGAACAAAAAG GACTTAGATATCAACAACATTTCAACATACAAGAAAAACATCATGGCCTTGTCTGATGGAGGAAAGCTGTACCGAACAGAACTTGCTCTTATCCTCTGTGCTGAGGAAAATTAG